In the Drosophila gunungcola strain Sukarami unplaced genomic scaffold, Dgunungcola_SK_2 000001F, whole genome shotgun sequence genome, one interval contains:
- the LOC128262070 gene encoding uncharacterized protein LOC128262070: MPFVERFQQIRNFVMNVCLVEAIQFVQDLTHALCLDLQGLFNLK; encoded by the coding sequence ATGCCTTTCGTCGAGCGATTTCAACAAATACGTAATTTTGTTATGAACGTCTGCCTCGTCGAGGCCATCCAATTCGTCCAGGACCTCACGCATGCCCTCTGCCTGGACCTCCAGGGACTGTTCAACCTCAAGTAG